The Plectropomus leopardus isolate mb chromosome 22, YSFRI_Pleo_2.0, whole genome shotgun sequence genome includes a window with the following:
- the lyrm5a gene encoding LYR motif-containing protein 5A has product MANPLRGQVIKLYKTLLYLGREYPQGSAYFRERLKSAFMKNKDVTDPEKIQKLVDRGDFVIKELEALYFLRKYRAMKKRYYDPEK; this is encoded by the exons ATGGCCAACCCTTTAAGGGGTCAGGTTATCAAGCTTTACAAAACA CTGCTGTATCTTGGCCGTGAGTACCCCCAGGGATCAGCTTACTTCAGAGAGCGCCTGAAGTCAGCTTTCATGAAGAATAAAGACGTGACAGACCCTGAAAAGATCCAAAAGCTGGTGGACCGTGGTGACTTTGTCATTAAGGAACTGGAGGCTCTCTATTTCCTCAGGAAATATCGAGCCATGAAGAAAAGGTATTACGACccagaaaaataa
- the slc5a8 gene encoding sodium-coupled monocarboxylate transporter 1, whose translation MSGDSLVTGSFVVTDYVVFALMLLVSAAVGVYFAWADRGQRSSGDFLMGGRRLTALPVSLSLTASFMSAITVLSNPAEVYRYGASIGFYGLSYLMTMLVTSEIFLPVFYRLAITSTYEYLELRFSRATRLLGTVLFITQTILYTGIVIYAPALALNQVTGMNLWGAVISTGVVCTFYCTMGGLKAVVWTDVFQLGVMLAGFLSVIIRSVVVQGGVLPIISDSQQGGRVNFWDFDTNPLRRHTFWTITIGGTFVWVSIYGINQAQVQRYISCKSITHARLSLYINLLGLWAILLCSVFAGMCLFSVYKNCDPWTAGLVSAPDQLMPYLVMDILGHYPGLPGLFVAAAYSGSLSTVSSGINALAAVTVEDLIKPYTNMSEKHLSWISKGLSLVYGVLCIGMAGLASLMGGILQAAISIFGIIGGPLLGLFTLGILCPFANSKGALSGLVSGLVVSLWVGIGAQIYPPPPEMTRPLSLTTEGCNFTTTESLNWTSTALPTQPASINTAPAHDINAKPLLADNWYSLSYLYFSPIGTIIAISVGLLVSLFTGGWKPKVESRLTLMKEDTSLYHLFKFFKDRVMRQTGKLDLTRDRERDIGSTNPAFCDVELDLTKSSIPT comes from the exons ATGTCAGGGGACTCTCTGGTCACTGGCTCCTTTGTGGTGACTGACTATGTGGTGTTTGCGCTCATGCTCCTGGTGTCTGCTGCCGTCGGAGTCTACTTCGCCTGGGCAGACAGGGGCCAGCGGAGCTCGGGGGACTTCCTAATGGGGGGTCGAAGACTGACAGCTCTGCCTGTCTCCCTGTCCCTGACCGCCAGCTTCATGTCAGCCATCACAGTGCTGTCCAACCCAGCCGAG GTGTACCGCTACGGAGCCAGTATTGGATTTTATGGTCTCTCCTATTTAATGACGATGCTGGTCACATCTGAAATCTTTCTTCCAGTCTTTTACAGGCTGGCCATCACCAGCACATATGAG tACCTGGAGCTGCGTTTCAGCAGAGCAACCCGTCTGCTGGGAACTGTGCTCTTCATCACTCAGACA ATCCTCTACACTGGAATTGTCATTTATGCCCCAGCTCTTGCTTTAAATCAAG TAACTGGGATGAATCTGTGGGGTGCAGTCATTTCCACAGGTGTTGTCTGCACCTTCTACTGCACAATG GGGGGTCTGAAGGCGGTGGTGTGGACAGATGTGTTTCAG CTTGGTGTCATGCTTGCAGGCTTCCTGTCTGTCATCATCAGGTCTGTGGTCGTACAGGGTGGAGTCCTCCCCATCATTTCAGATTCACAGCAAGGAGGGAGAGTCAACTTTTGGGA CTTTGACACAAACCCACTAAGGAGACACACTTTTTGGACCATAACCATTGGGGGGACATTTGTCTGGGTTAGTATCTATGGGATCAACCAGGCCCAGGTTCAGAGATACATCTCCTGCAAGAGCATCACTCATGCAAGACT atcTCTGTACATCAACCTGTTGGGTCTGTGGGCCATCTTGCTGTGCTCAGTGTTTGCAGGAATGTGCCTCTTCTCGGTCTATAAGAACTGTGACCCGTGGACCGCTGGACTGGTTTCAGCTCCTGATCAg TTGATGCCATATTTGGTGATGGACATCTTGGGACACTATCCTGGCCTGCCTGGACTGTTTGTTGCGGCTGCATATAGTGGATCTCTCAG CACAGTGTCCTCCGGCATCAATGCACTGGCTGCAGTGACAGTAGAGGACCTGATCAAACCATACACTAACATGTCTGAGAAACACCTGTCCTGGATATCTAAAGGACTAA GTCTTGTATACGGGGTTTTATGCATTGGAATGGCTGGACTGGCTTCACTAATGGGAGGGATATTACAG GCAGCTATCAGTATATTTGGGATCATCGGAGGTCCATTACTTGGCCTGTTTACACTGGGAATCCTCTGTCCATTTGCCAACTCCAAA GGAGCTCTGTCAGGTCTTGTGTCAGGGTTGGTTGTGTCTCTCTGGGTGGGCATCGGAGCCCAGATATACCCTCCCCCTCCTGAGATGACCCGACCTCTATCACTGACCACTGAGGGCTGCAACTTCACCACCACAGAGAGCCTCAACTGGACCTCCACTGCTCTGCCAACACAGCCAGCCTCCATCAACACAGCCCCAGCACATGACATTAATGCCAA GCCTCTGCTGGCAGATAACTGGTACTCTCTGTCCTACCTTTACTTCAGTCCTATCGGTACTATCATAGCTATTAGCGTCGGACTGTTAGTCAGTCTGTTTACAG GAGGCTGGAAGCCAAAGGTGGAATCGAGGCTTACATTAATGAAAGAAGACACGTCTCTTTATCACTTGTTTAAGTTTTTCAAGGACAGA GTCATGAGACAAACGGGAAAACTTGACCTGacgagggacagagagagggacatcGGCAGCACCAATCCTGCTTTCTGTGATGTTGAGCTGGACTTAACAAAAAGCAGCATACCTACTTGA
- the dnai7 gene encoding dynein axonemal intermediate chain 7 encodes MRKRFYGYLDAQSLLATPPKKGKSSKGRKLTKAQKAKLQQQEEERRLQEEEEARLQAEKEEQERLERERKEKELERLELKDQERREDELNELRHLLEENHTAVTKWKTDAEEKANWERYMRCDGAPDPAVQQEVNTYISLWRDDPEVNITLVFKQCNVALQLMEELEALLRDVTDPHEGQKFQEGLTHLQELIHSKHHLTTEEILKRASANIDTETGNMQTVIKDDNVTLCLWANLKKNPRFKEFNFEEVGLGFELPKQLAVSNIAVRILHTRYDHLSLLTRMAHLKIHTPSHRSLSGAEEVPADTDAPEQEETKAEGEVKEDSEMQQRVEEGEQSIQGFEGRKSVASLQSRRNSAQPSDGRGSQIETQMEALGGEGNLTSPSVQLTAIDNRECVQVVDLMQHTPLGGVFYYDMFHLPPQAHHVNGWEIRKLLDKGLQVFSYPVEKSNLDDNGALTCPPVGVSVTLPDSVIFLEPPQVARWDATVKQWRMDGITDVSYEEAEGKISFKMDSFQAFVLMQETYANFPFQSWELRPLGQDSALFTVNGALIDLSITIQGDQCMLQSEQERGLSHLMGKWMSGPVLQRAMLNSGINIFVNEYTDKYVSTCSKDPLTEHAAYEQMALFASACAFSWSKWNAKCGAENLVMQVCEHLGSDPVPKGSWSLYLLGAQRSQKLEIIEKSETFCADFCPGSEFHSTFIHMLQDDMSIEGIARTRVSSYLFVDTVQSLLCATRPLMYS; translated from the exons ATGCGTAAACGTTTCTATGGTTACCTGGACGCGCAGAGCCTTTTAGCTACA CCACCCAAGAAAGGAAAG TCATCAAAGGGACGTAAACTGACCAAGGCCCAGAAGGccaagctgcagcagcaggaggaggagaggaggctgcAAGAGGAAG AGGAAGCCCGGCTGCAGGCAGAGAAAGAAGAGCAGGAAAGactggaaagagagagaaaggagaaggaGCTAGAAAGGCTCGAGTTAAAG GACCAAGAACGCAGAGAAGACGAACTGAACGAACTCCGCCATCTACTGGAGGAGAATCATACTGCAGTAACCAAATGGAAAACTGATGCTGAGGAGaaagcaaat tgGGAGAGGTACATGCGATGCGATGGTGCTCCAGACCCAGCAGTACAGCAGGAAGTTAACACATATATCAGCCTATGGAGAGATGACCCAGAGGTCAACATCACACTCGTGTTCAAGCAATGTAACGTCGCTCTACAG CTGATGGAGGAGCTGGAAGCTCTGCTTAGAGATGTCACAGATCCACATGAGGGACAGAAGTTTCAGGAGGGTCTCACACACTTGCAGGAGCTAATCCACTCGAAACACCACCTCACCACTGAGGAGATCCTCAAG AGGGCCAGTGCAAACATTGACACTGAGACAGGCAACATGCAGACTGTGATCAAAGATGACAATGTTACACTGTGTCTGTGGGCCAACCTCAAGAAAAATCCAAG GTTTAAAGAATTTAACTTTGAAGAGGTGGGCCTAGGCTTTGAGCTTCCCAAACAGCTGGCTGTGAGCAATATCGCAGTTCGGATCCTTCACACACGCTATGACCACCTGTCCTTACTGACCAGGATGGCTcacctgaaaatacacacacccaGCCACAG GTCTCTTTCAGGCGCTGAGGAGGTTCCAGCAGACACAGATGCACCAGAGCAGGAGGAGACAAAAGCAGAGGGGGAGGTTAAGGAAGACAGCGAGATGCAGCAGAGAGTGGAAGAGGGGGAGCAGTCCATCCAAGGATTTGAAGGGAGGAAG AGTGTAGCCAGTCTACAGTCGAGGAGAAACAGTGCCCAACCTTCGGATGGCCGAGGGAGCCAGATAGAGACACAGATGGAGGCACTCGGTG gtGAGGGGAATTTGACTTCTCCCTCAGTGCAGCTGACAGCGATAGACAACAGAGAGTGTGTCCAGGTGGTGGATTTAATGCAGCACACACCTTTGGGTGGGGTCTTCTACTACGACATGTTTCACCTCCCGCCACAAGCCCACCATGTCAACGGCTGGGAAATTAGAAAG ctgctggACAAAGGGCTACAGGTGTTCTCCTACCCTGTGGAGAAATCCAACTTAGATGATAACGGCGCTCTTACCTGCCCTcctgttggtgtgtctgtgacGCTGCCTGACTCTGTCATCTTCTTGGAACCTCCTCAGGTGGCTCGCTGGGATGCTACAG tgaagCAGTGGAGGATGGATGGGATCACTGATGTGTCTTATGAGGAAGCAGAGGGCAAAATCTCCTTCAAGATGGACTCCTTCCAGGCCTTTGTGCTGATGCAGGAAACTTACGCCAACTTTCCCTTCCAGAGCTGGGAGCTCAGGCCTTTGGGCCAAGACTCAGCTCTTTTCACCGTCAATGGGGCACTCATCGACCTCAGTATCACAATTCAg GGTGATCAGTGTATGTTGCAgtcagagcaggagagaggtCTGTCTCACCTCATGGGGAAGTGGATGAGTGGCCCTGTCCTGCAGAGAGCCATGCTCAACTCAGGGATCAACATCTTTGTGAATGAGTACACCGACAAATACGTCAGCACCTGCAGCAAG GACCCTCTTACAGAACATGCTGCCTACGAACAGATGGCCCTCTTCGCCTCTGCCTGCGCTTTCTCGTGGAGCAAGTGGAATGCTAAATGTGGAGCTGAGAATCTTGTCATGCAG GTGTGTGAGCATCTCGGATCTGACCCAGTGCCGAAGGGCTCGTGGAGTCTCTACCTACTGGGCGCTCAGAGGAGTCAGAAGCTGGAGATCATAGAGAAGAGTGAGACTTTCTGTGCAGACTTTTGTCCTGGGAGTGAGTTTCACTCCACCTTCATCCACATGCTCCAAGACGACATGAGCATTGAGGGCATAGCCAGGACAAGAGTATCCAGCTATCTGTTTGTCGATACAGTTCAGAGCCTGCTCTGTGCCACCCGACCCCTGATGTATTCATAA